The Lynx canadensis isolate LIC74 chromosome D1, mLynCan4.pri.v2, whole genome shotgun sequence genome has a segment encoding these proteins:
- the IZUMO1R gene encoding sperm-egg fusion protein Juno, whose product MGRWWQLVLRLWTVVPIWAGDELLNVCMNTKHHKREPGPEDQLYDECTPWKDNACCTASTSWEAHLDVSLLYNFSLIHCGLMMPGCEKHFIQAICFYECSPNLGPWIRKVRRLGWEMDLAGPGERILDVPLCQEDCEQWWEDCRTSYTCKSNWHGDWDWSRGKNRCPARAVCHPFPHYFPTPADLCEKIWSNSFKASPEGRNSGRCLQKWFEPTQDNPNVAVAHLFASTAPPWEVSYSLLAFSLYLSFLS is encoded by the exons ATGGGACGGTGGTGGCAGCTTGTGTTACGGCTGTGGACAGTCGTGCCCATCTGGGCTGGGGACGAGCTGCTCAATGTCTGCATGAACACCAAACACCACAAGCGAGAGCCTGGCCCAGAAGACCAGCTCTACGATGAG TGCACCCCCTGGAAAGACAATGCCTGCTGCACGGCCAGCACAAGCTGGGAAGCCCACCTCGATGTGTCCCTGCTTTACAACTTCAGCTTGATTCACTGTGGGTTGATGATGCCAGGCTGTGAGAAGCACTTCATCCAGGCCATCTGCTTCTATGAGTGCTCCCCAAACCTGGGACCTTGGATCCGGAAGGTCAGAAggctgggctggg AGATGGACTTGGCTGGGCCAGGAGAGCGAATCCTGGATGTGCCACTCTGCCAGGAGGACTGCGAGCAGTGGTGGGAAGACTGTCGCACATCTTACACGTGCAAGTCCAACTGGCACGGCGACTGGGACTGGAGTCGGG ggAAGAACCGCTGCCCTGCGAGGGCCGTCTGCCACCCCTTCCCCCATTACTTCCCCACCCCCGCTGACCTGTGCGAGAAGATTTGGAGCAACTCATTCAAGGCAAGCCCTGAGGGCAGGAACAGTGGGCGATGCCTGCAGAAGTGGTTTGAGCCCACCCAGGACAACCCCAATGTGGCCGTGGCCCACCTCTTTGCCAGCACTGCCCCACCCTGGGAAGTCTCCTACAGTCTCCTGGCCTTCTCTCTGTACCTGTCATTCCTATCCTAA